ATTAGGTATACGCAGTGCATACTATGCCACTTCTGCGTTGATGCATGCCCCGTGAATGCCTTACAACCAACGCCAATACATGACATAGCGTACGTAGACTTCGATGAGGTTAAGTTCAGGCCTGAGGACATGTCCAAAACCCCTGAGTATGTTTATGATGAGGTTAGGAGGGTGATTAAGTATGACATAAGGAATGGTAAGTTAATAAAGGTGGCGCTGCCCAAGGAGGAATTAACGAGGAGGTTAAGGGAACTTGATGAGTTGATTGAAAAGGGTGAGGCACCCGCTGGAGGGGGTTCCGAGGGAGGTTAGGGGGTGTTGGTTATTATAAGGGCTAAGGTTAGGATTAGGATACCGAGGATAACGGGCATCGTGGGCAGTAACATTAGGTTACTTGGTGAGGAAAACTTCAACTACGGCGTATCACCCGACAGGGCGAAGCTGCTTAAGTTAGTAGCATTCGGCATATCAAGCCCCACGACATTATCGAGGAGGGCCAACATACCCAGGTCCAGGGTTTTTAGGTACCTAAATGCCTTGGTGTCCAGGGGCTGGTTGATCAACAATGGTGGTTATTACCACCTGGCTGCTAGCATATTCCTGGTGTACAGGGTGGAGAGGATTAATGATATAGTGGCGCTTGAGGTCCTGAATGATAAGGGCGCCATAGTTGACCAAAAGGCTGGGCTTGTGATAATAAACGGTAGAGAGCCAGCCCTTGCATGCCCAAGGTGTCCCCTGCTCCAGGAGTGCACTAATAACGTGAAGAGTATCAGTAGGTCGATCGGTGTTAAGATAAAGTCCGCAACCCCAGCCGATGCGTACCTGGAATTAATAAGTGACATAATAAACGAGGGATTGCTCAAGATCCTCGGCAATAACTACATAGAGTTGCCACTTGATGGTAAACCACCCGTTATAGTACTAAGGCATGGTGTGGGTGGTAACTAATTCCTTTTAATAAAATGTAACTTAGTACGTAAATTGACCCATCACTTCATGAATTGCTTAATCAGCTTAACCACCTCAGTGGGTGTCCTGGCCACGGGCACGTTAACCTCCTGGAAAGCCTTGACCTTACTCTCGTAGGAGCCCATGCCCATGGAGACTATGGCGCCCGCGTGCCCCATCCTTTTGCCGGGTGGTGCTGTCCTACCCGATATGTAGGCTACTACGGGTTTTGTCACCTTACCTGAACCTATGTACTGGGCCAGCCTCTCCTCCATGGTCCCGCCAATCTCCCCAATAACCACTATGTACCTCGTCTCTGGGTCCTCCTCGAACATCTTAACGACCTCAAGCATGTCCGTGCCTATTATTGGGTCACCACCGATACCCACCACCGTTGATTGGCCAATACCCGCCTGGGTTAGGTGGTAGGATATTTCGTAGGTCAGGGTCCCACTCCTTGATACTATGCCCACGGGCCCCTGCTTAGTGTATATGTGGTTCGGTAGTATACCCACCTTGGATTTAAGTGGGCTAACCACGCCTGGGCAGTTGGGCCCGATTATCGTCACGCCCCTCCTCCTGGCGTAATTCACAAACCTGAGGGCGTCATGTATTGGTATGTGCTCCGTTATTATCACTATCAACTTAATACCTGCGTCTATGGCCTCGAACACGGAGTCCGCGGCGAATTGAGCCGGTACGAAGATTATGGACGTGTTAATGTCTGGGTACTTCCTCAGGGCCTCCTCAACGGTATTGAACACGGGTACCCCATGGACAGTCTGCCCACCCTTACCAGGCGTGACGCCAGCCAGTATCTTGGTCCCGTACTGGAGCATGTACTGTGTGTGCCTTGAGCCCTCACGCCCCGTTATTCCCTGGACCAGGACCTTCGTGTTCTCGTTAACGAGTATCGCCATGCCCCTCACCCCCTGATGGACTTTGCCAATGCCTCCATCGCCTCCTCAGCGGTTTCATAGGTCTTAATCCCAATCTCAGCCAGTATTTTCCTGCCCTCCTCCTCATTGGTCCCCTTGAGCCTTATGAATATGGGCTTATTGACCTTGGTCTCCTCAAGGGCCTCCTTAACGCCCCTCGCCACCTCATCACAGCGCGTTATCCCGCCGAATATGTTTATGAGTATTGCCTTGACCCTGTTATCGGTTAGGAGCATTTTCAACCCCTCCCTAACCGTATCCTTACTGGCGCCGCCACCCACGTCCAGGAAGTCCGCTGGTTCATGACCAAACTCCTTGACCAGGTCCATGGTTGCCATGGTTAGGCCGGCCCCGTTGGCCATTATGCCCACGTAGCCTGTTAACTCCACGTAGTGTATCCCGTACTTCCTGGCCTCCAACTCCTCGAGTGTGTAATCACTATCCTCAATACTTATGTCTGGATGCCTATACAGTGAGTTATCGTCTATCATGACCTTAACGTCAAGGGCCACCAGGTGGCCGTCGGTTGTTAGGGCCAGTGGGTTTATCTCCACAAGCTCAGCATCATACTCAGTGAATACCCTATACATGGCCTTCATTACGGTAACGAAGTCCTCCGCAGCCGTTCCCTCAAGCCCCAACCCAGCAGCTAGCTTCCTAATCATGAAGTCCCTGAGCCCCTCATAATCATCAATTTGGAGCCTTATGATCTTCTCTGGACTCCTCCTGGCCACCTCCTCAATATCCACACCACCCTCTGAGGATGCCAGTACCAGGTAGCCCCTGTTCTCCCTGTCCAGGGTTATTGATACATAAAGCTCCTTGGCAACGCTAACGCCCTCCTCAAACAGGACCTTCCTTATTGGGTAGTCCTGGATCACCCTGCCCAGGAACTCCCTGGCCACGGACTCAGCCTCATTAATGTTATCAACCCTCTTAACAAGGCCCATCTTAGCCCTACCCGCAAATGGTACCTGGGCCTTGGCAAACAATGGGAACTTAAACGTGCTCAGTACCCCCACGTCCTCGGGCTTGGTTATTATTGCGCCCCTTGGTATTTTAACGCCGTACCTACTCAGTAACTCCTTACCCCTGTACTCAAGGAGTCTCACGTGTTATTTTTGAAAAATGAACCCATTTTAATGTTTACTACCCACATACCTCATGAAACGAATAAAGTCACTACCCACCTCACCCTCACTAGGCACGGGAATTATCAAAACAACACCACCCCTAAACCCCAGGGCATCCCTCCTGGCGTCACTAATACTCCCGTAAATCCTAACCTCACCACTCCCCACATGAACCAGAACCACCTTCCCACCGTACCTCCTCACATCGAGGAACTGGGCCAAGTACTTCATTACCCTCTCCTCCAGACTCATCGGGAGTTATTGAATGCCCATCTTTATTAACGCATTCCTTATTAGGGGGCGTGGGTGAGTAATCACGTGTCCTCACTAAACGAGTTACTGAGGGATTTAAGGGTCACTGAGGTGGTCACGGCACTACTAAACGCCTACAGGCTTGGGAATAAGGAGTACTTAAAATCAGCCCTCGATGCAATACATGAGGAGACCACATTCGTGGTTTCGGAAAATGAGGAATTAAGTGGTGAAGCCATGAGGAGGGTCTCAATACTACACTCCCTATACAGCATGTGCCTCGGCATGATATGGAAGATGGAGGGTGTGGGGGAAGCCGCCGATTATGAGGGGTTAATAACCAACGCCCTTAGGGACAACGACCTAACCTCACTAACCCTGGCACTAACAAACCTAACAATGAGGGCCCTCGATGGGGACAGCACGTGGATTCAGAGGGTGAGGGGCTTGGTTGAGGGGTGGGGTGAGGGGCTTGTGAAGAGTGTGATTATGGAGTTCCTCAACATGGTGGTTATCATCAACCCCTCCTAAGCACCACGTAATTCCTCCCACGAACCTTCCTCACCTCCACAACACCAGCATCCTCAAGCCTCTTAATGATCCTCCACACCGTAGTCCTTGGAATACCCAACTGCCTGGCTATATCAACCTCATAGGCGCCGCCCACGGACCTTAGGTAATTAATCACAGCAACCTCATAATCACTGAGGGGTGGTGGTCCCGAGACCCTACGCCTACCTAATCTCATGTACACTACGCCAAGGGCCGCCACCACAACCACCACAATAACCGCAATGATTATGAACCCACTTGGGTATGATGGGGTGGGTGGGGGCTTGGTTACCGTGATTGGCTTTGTGGGTGCCAGGGTATAAGTTATTAGGCCCGGCCCCGAAGCCAGTAGGGTTAATTGACCGTTGGACTCCGTGAAGTTAATGAGGGAGAGTGTTATGTTGTATATCAGCACGTAGTTATAGGGTATCTCTATCTCTAGGGTTGAGTTATTAATAATGTCCAGCGTAACAAAGCCATTGGATACCAGGGGCCTGGGTACGTAGAGCATGTAGATTGAGGCATGCCCAAAAACGGGTATTATCACGTTGGTGCCATTGAGGAGCACGGGTGTTAATGTGCCGTTTACGTAGACCAGGGGTATGGACTGGGGCTCCGTGGGTAACGCCACGGTCATGAAGGAGCCTGTGTATGTGGTGTTTAGGCTTATTATTGATGACCCATTTTGAAATATGGTGAGTACCCAAATGATCAGGGGTATTAACGACATTGATTTAAGGAGCCACAATAACTAATTTAAAGGTTAGGTTCCCAGCTCCCAACCACTGATGTACCTCCTCTGCTCCTCGGTTAACTGGTCAATCCTTATACCCATGGTCTCCAACTTAAGCCTGGCAACCTCCATGTCCAGTTCATCGGGGAGTTTATGAACACCAAGTGGTAACTTACCCCTATTCTTAACAATGTACTCCACAGCCAACGCCTGATTACTAAAGGACATATCCATAACCTCACTGGGGTGGCCCTCCGCAGCCACTAGGTTGACCAGCCTACCCTCACCCAGCACGTAAACCCTCTTACCATTGGGTAGCCTGTACTCATCCACGTAACTCCTAATGGTCCTCTTCTCAGCAACCCTCTCGAGGTTGGACACGTCAATCTCCACATTGAAGTGCCCCGCATTGGCCAGTATGGCCCCATCCTTCATCTTGAGTATGTGCTCCAGGGTTATTACATTAATATCCCCAGTGGCCGTTATGAAGATGTCACCAACCTCCGCAGCCTCGCTCATGGGCATGACCTCGAAACCATCAAAGACAGCCTCGAGAGCCCTCACTGGGTTTACCTCGGTGACTATGACCCTACGGGCACCGAGGCCCTTGGCCCTCATTGCTATGCCACGGCCCACCCAGCCATACCCCGCAACCACCACCACCTTACCAGCCACCAGTATGTTTGTTGCCCTGAGTATCCCATCCCAGGTGGATTGGCCCGTGCCGTACCTATTATCAAAGAGGTACTTCGTGTATGAGTCGTTCACGGCAATTATTGGGTACCTCAGGGTGCCCTCCCTAGCCATGGCCCTAAGCCTAATAACACCCGTGGTGGTTTCCTCGGTGCCCCCGTAAACTGAGGAAATGAGCTTGGCAAAATCCCTCTCACCCGCGGTCTCCAGTGCGTAGTCCACGTCCTTATCCTTAACACCCAACGCAAGCTTATGCAGTGTGACCGTTAGGTCCGCGCCGTCGTCCATGGTCACCATGGGCTCGTGGGACACGGCAAACCCAATGGCATTGTAATAATCCCTCTCACTCATGCCCCTCCAGGCATAGACCCTGATACCCTCCTGAGCCAGCGCAGCGGCCACCTCATCCTGTGTAGACAGTGGGTTCGAGGGTACCAGGGTGACCTCCGCACCACCAGCTGCCAGGGTCCTCACGAGGACCGCTGTCTCCTTGGTCACGTGAAGGCTCGCGGATATCCTAACACCCTCCAGGGGTCTATCCCTCCTGAACCTCTCCCTAATCTTCATCAGCACGGGCATGTGCATCTCAGCCCATTCAATCTGCAGCCTACCCTTATCGGCGAGTGTTATGTCCTTCACCTTATACTCCATCGTGATCCAGTAACAAGCAACCGCCCAAAATTAAAGCCTAACCGTTGAAATCCCCGGTTTTAATCTTACTAACCGTAGATTAGGGCCTTGGTTGACTTATCAAAGAACTTAACCTTATCCATGTTGAAGTACACATTGACCTGGTCACCAATACCGAAACTACTCGAGGAGACCACCTTCAACTCTATGCTACCCATCCTAACCATGACATTGAACTTACCACCCGCAAACTCCGAAATCTCCACAACACCCCTACCCACACTGACGAAACCACCGCCAGCCCGTAGCTCCTCCTTGCTCAGCATAATATCCTCGGGCCTGATACCAAGGACCACGTTGGAGCGCCTACCCAGGGCCTCCAGCAACTTCCCACTTAGGGGTATCCTCACATCACCACCGTCGAATAGGGCCCCTGGACCACCACCCTCTACCGAGCCCTCGATGAGGTTTATATCGCCGATGAAGTTGGCGACGAAGATGTTAGACGGCCTATTGTAAACCTCGCTGGGCAACCCAACCTGCTGCACCACACCCCTCCTAAGCACGGCAATCCTATCAGCAAGGGTCAGCGCATCAGCCGGGTCGTGGGTCACCAGTATCGTTGTTATGCCCAGCCTCCTCTGTATGTCCTTCACGAATGCCCTCGCAGTAACCCTAACCCTGGCATCTAGGTTGCTGAAGGGCTCGTCCATTAGGAGGACCTGGGGCTCCTTAACCAGGGCCCTGGCAATGGCGACCCTCTGCTGCTGACCCCCCGATAACTGCCTTGGGTACCTGTCCAGGGTCTCCGCAATACCCAGAACCTCGGCGATCTCCTTAACCCTCCTCTCAATCTCCTGCTTGGGCATCTTCTTAATCCTCAGGGGGAAGGCTATGTTATCGAAAACCTTCATGTGCGGGTAAAGGGCCCAGTTCTGGAACACCATACCCACATTCCTATCCTTAGGCGGGACAAAAACACCCTTCCTGGCCGAGGCCACCAACTTATCACCAATCCAAACCTCACCGTCAGTGGGCTCCTCAAGCCCAGCCACAACCCTAAGGAGCGTGGTCTTACCATGACCCGATGGGCCCATGACCACCATGAACTCACCCGACTTAACCTCAAGCTCCACGTGATCCAAAGCCACCACAGACTTACCAAACACCTTAGTCACATCATGCAAATAAACCCTAACCATCGCAAAAACACCTAGATTAACCATAAAATAAATTTTTCCACAACAACAATTACACCCAATTATTAAGATTAAACCCTCAACCCAGGGAGGGAAAATTAATAAGGAGCGGGCTAAGGGGAAACCCGTGATTAGGATCTCGAGTGCTGAGCCATGATGATGGCTCGCATAGATGATTAAATAACAAAGCCCATGAACAACAGGCGCGCAGGAACCTTGAGGTGGACTAGACCAATGAGTTACTTAGTGGGAGATTAAGTAGTTCGTAGGTGATGTTTTCGGCTTCTACTTATCAATCCCTCTCTTCATCAGGATTCATTTCCCAGTTTACTCCATGGGGCCTCTTACTATATAGGGCCAGGTGTACATTAACAACCAGGTCCTCGCACCGGCCTGGCTAGGGCTTTGGGGATTACGAATGTTAGGTACGCTGACGTGACCATCTAGTTCAATGGCTCGGTAATAACCCTGGGGGAGAGTTAGGCTATTGAGGACTAAGCACACGGATAGTAGGTAATTCACGGTACCAACACGTGAGGGAAAGGCACGGCATTGAACCACCCATGGAAGTAACAATACCAAACATAAGACCGAGCAACCACAGAGCCAAGGGAGAAAAACACCCAATGCCAGTAAATAAGTAGTAGAAAGGAGGAAAGACAATTATTAAATAGAAACCCCTTCGGTAATATGCCAGTAGAAAGAGTGAAGTAATGCCGAAAAGGAAATAGAAACACAATTGGGAAGGTATATTAACAACACCATTCAATTACCCATGATGCAGCCCAGAATAAATAGAAATAAGGCAGGAATAAGCAACGTGGTAGCCACAATAATACTGATAGCGGTGGCCATAGCACTAGCCGTCGCAGTGGCAGTGTGGGTCTTCGGGCTCGCTGGCTCGGCAGCAAAGACCGCCACACTACAGGTGCAGGCGATGTCACTAACCAGGGTCAGCAGTGGTAATGCCGCTAATTTAACACTCATCGTAAGCAACCCATCACAATCAGGCATAGGAATCAATGGCTTTACCCTGGGCAGTCTAAGCTGCGTCTTCCCAACACCAATCCAGATACCAGCGGGTACCCAGGGCGAACAAATAATAATAACCTTAAAAATAACTAATGGAAACTTTACTGGAGCCTCTCAATACTATGTTATAACCTCTGGAACCTCTGCTGCTCAATATACTAATGTTGTATGTAACGGCTACCAAGC
This is a stretch of genomic DNA from Vulcanisaeta thermophila. It encodes these proteins:
- a CDS encoding NuoI/complex I 23 kDa subunit family protein, whose translation is MVIKIREPRGTLAEDIALHVRALITGFKEAIEPNRMTIQYPYETRWIPERFRGWIFLDIKRCISCFQCAWACPVNAIQMYRAPNGKWYPGIRYTQCILCHFCVDACPVNALQPTPIHDIAYVDFDEVKFRPEDMSKTPEYVYDEVRRVIKYDIRNGKLIKVALPKEELTRRLRELDELIEKGEAPAGGGSEGG
- a CDS encoding helix-turn-helix domain-containing protein gives rise to the protein MLVIIRAKVRIRIPRITGIVGSNIRLLGEENFNYGVSPDRAKLLKLVAFGISSPTTLSRRANIPRSRVFRYLNALVSRGWLINNGGYYHLAASIFLVYRVERINDIVALEVLNDKGAIVDQKAGLVIINGREPALACPRCPLLQECTNNVKSISRSIGVKIKSATPADAYLELISDIINEGLLKILGNNYIELPLDGKPPVIVLRHGVGGN
- the sucD gene encoding succinate--CoA ligase subunit alpha, whose amino-acid sequence is MAILVNENTKVLVQGITGREGSRHTQYMLQYGTKILAGVTPGKGGQTVHGVPVFNTVEEALRKYPDINTSIIFVPAQFAADSVFEAIDAGIKLIVIITEHIPIHDALRFVNYARRRGVTIIGPNCPGVVSPLKSKVGILPNHIYTKQGPVGIVSRSGTLTYEISYHLTQAGIGQSTVVGIGGDPIIGTDMLEVVKMFEEDPETRYIVVIGEIGGTMEERLAQYIGSGKVTKPVVAYISGRTAPPGKRMGHAGAIVSMGMGSYESKVKAFQEVNVPVARTPTEVVKLIKQFMK
- the sucC gene encoding ADP-forming succinate--CoA ligase subunit beta, with protein sequence MRLLEYRGKELLSRYGVKIPRGAIITKPEDVGVLSTFKFPLFAKAQVPFAGRAKMGLVKRVDNINEAESVAREFLGRVIQDYPIRKVLFEEGVSVAKELYVSITLDRENRGYLVLASSEGGVDIEEVARRSPEKIIRLQIDDYEGLRDFMIRKLAAGLGLEGTAAEDFVTVMKAMYRVFTEYDAELVEINPLALTTDGHLVALDVKVMIDDNSLYRHPDISIEDSDYTLEELEARKYGIHYVELTGYVGIMANGAGLTMATMDLVKEFGHEPADFLDVGGGASKDTVREGLKMLLTDNRVKAILINIFGGITRCDEVARGVKEALEETKVNKPIFIRLKGTNEEEGRKILAEIGIKTYETAEEAMEALAKSIRG
- a CDS encoding helix-turn-helix transcriptional regulator; amino-acid sequence: MSLIPLIIWVLTIFQNGSSIISLNTTYTGSFMTVALPTEPQSIPLVYVNGTLTPVLLNGTNVIIPVFGHASIYMLYVPRPLVSNGFVTLDIINNSTLEIEIPYNYVLIYNITLSLINFTESNGQLTLLASGPGLITYTLAPTKPITVTKPPPTPSYPSGFIIIAVIVVVVVAALGVVYMRLGRRRVSGPPPLSDYEVAVINYLRSVGGAYEVDIARQLGIPRTTVWRIIKRLEDAGVVEVRKVRGRNYVVLRRG
- the ahcY gene encoding adenosylhomocysteinase, whose translation is MEYKVKDITLADKGRLQIEWAEMHMPVLMKIRERFRRDRPLEGVRISASLHVTKETAVLVRTLAAGGAEVTLVPSNPLSTQDEVAAALAQEGIRVYAWRGMSERDYYNAIGFAVSHEPMVTMDDGADLTVTLHKLALGVKDKDVDYALETAGERDFAKLISSVYGGTEETTTGVIRLRAMAREGTLRYPIIAVNDSYTKYLFDNRYGTGQSTWDGILRATNILVAGKVVVVAGYGWVGRGIAMRAKGLGARRVIVTEVNPVRALEAVFDGFEVMPMSEAAEVGDIFITATGDINVITLEHILKMKDGAILANAGHFNVEIDVSNLERVAEKRTIRSYVDEYRLPNGKRVYVLGEGRLVNLVAAEGHPSEVMDMSFSNQALAVEYIVKNRGKLPLGVHKLPDELDMEVARLKLETMGIRIDQLTEEQRRYISGWELGT
- the glcV gene encoding glucose ABC transporter ATP-binding protein GlcV → MVRVYLHDVTKVFGKSVVALDHVELEVKSGEFMVVMGPSGHGKTTLLRVVAGLEEPTDGEVWIGDKLVASARKGVFVPPKDRNVGMVFQNWALYPHMKVFDNIAFPLRIKKMPKQEIERRVKEIAEVLGIAETLDRYPRQLSGGQQQRVAIARALVKEPQVLLMDEPFSNLDARVRVTARAFVKDIQRRLGITTILVTHDPADALTLADRIAVLRRGVVQQVGLPSEVYNRPSNIFVANFIGDINLIEGSVEGGGPGALFDGGDVRIPLSGKLLEALGRRSNVVLGIRPEDIMLSKEELRAGGGFVSVGRGVVEISEFAGGKFNVMVRMGSIELKVVSSSSFGIGDQVNVYFNMDKVKFFDKSTKALIYG
- a CDS encoding archaellin/type IV pilin N-terminal domain-containing protein — encoded protein: MQPRINRNKAGISNVVATIILIAVAIALAVAVAVWVFGLAGSAAKTATLQVQAMSLTRVSSGNAANLTLIVSNPSQSGIGINGFTLGSLSCVFPTPIQIPAGTQGEQIIITLKITNGNFTGASQYYVITSGTSAAQYTNVVCNGYQAAQVGVQYSGYVTTVSGQTYPFTVTASS